A stretch of the Rosa rugosa chromosome 5, drRosRugo1.1, whole genome shotgun sequence genome encodes the following:
- the LOC133711374 gene encoding sugar transporter ESL1-like, whose amino-acid sequence MTIGGIIGALVNGKITDLIGRRGTMWLSETFSAAGWLTIAFAQNAWWLDLGRLSVGFGVGLICYVVPVYIAEITPKDLRGRFTSATQVLS is encoded by the exons ATGACGATTGGAGGAATAATTGGTGCACTAGTAAATGGGAAGATAACCGATCTCATTGGTCGTAGAGGC ACAATGTGGCTGTCTGAAACATTCAGTGCTGCAGGATGGCTCACCATAGCATTTGCACAG AATGCTTGGTGGCTTGATTTAGGACGGTTGTCAGTGGGATTCGGTGTTGGTCTAATTTGCTACGTG GTACCTGTATACATAGCAGAAATAACACCTAAGGATCTTAGAGGAAGATTTACTTCAGCTACTCAGGTATTATCTTAA